From a region of the Vallicoccus soli genome:
- a CDS encoding ATP-grasp domain-containing protein — MRRIALATAEHVRAAGLDDDLAPAVAALDARGADVAVEVWDDASVQWGAFDLVVVRSTWDYLDRRADWLDWASRVPRLLNPPEVLRWSTDKRYLDDLARRGVPVVPTAWDPATVDDLPVSPAGQWVVKPSVSAGSRDTGRWSDPAEALRHARALTDGGRTAMVQPYVASVDEAGETALLHFAGAFSHAVRKAALLRPDEGTDVERFSREDLRGATAGEAELDLARRALAAAGEALEGADLLYARVDVVQADGGPLLLELELAEPSLFLPHGEGAADRFADAVLAAVG, encoded by the coding sequence GTGCGCCGCATCGCCCTCGCCACCGCCGAGCACGTCCGCGCCGCGGGCCTCGACGACGACCTCGCCCCCGCCGTCGCGGCCCTGGACGCGCGTGGCGCGGACGTGGCCGTCGAGGTCTGGGACGACGCGTCGGTGCAGTGGGGGGCCTTCGACCTGGTCGTCGTGCGGTCCACGTGGGACTACCTCGACCGGCGCGCGGACTGGCTCGACTGGGCCTCGCGGGTGCCGCGCCTGCTGAACCCGCCGGAGGTCCTGCGCTGGAGCACGGACAAGCGCTACCTCGACGACCTCGCGCGCCGCGGCGTACCGGTGGTCCCGACCGCGTGGGACCCGGCGACCGTCGACGACCTCCCGGTGTCGCCCGCGGGGCAGTGGGTGGTCAAGCCGTCGGTCTCGGCCGGCTCGCGCGACACCGGCCGCTGGAGCGACCCCGCCGAGGCCCTGCGCCACGCGCGGGCGCTCACCGACGGCGGGCGGACGGCGATGGTCCAGCCCTACGTGGCGTCCGTCGACGAGGCGGGCGAGACGGCCCTGCTGCACTTCGCCGGCGCCTTCAGCCACGCGGTGCGCAAGGCGGCGCTGCTCCGCCCGGACGAGGGCACCGACGTCGAGCGCTTCTCGCGCGAGGACCTGCGCGGCGCGACGGCGGGGGAGGCCGAGCTCGACCTCGCACGGCGGGCCCTCGCGGCGGCGGGGGAGGCGCTCGAGGGCGCCGACCTGCTCTACGCCCGGGTGGACGTCGTGCAGGCCGACGGCGGCCCGCTGCTGCTCGAGCTGGAGCTCGCCGAGCCGAGCCTGTTCCTGCCGCACGGCGAGGGTGCGGCCGACCGGTTCGCCGACGCGGTGCTCGCCGCCGTCGGCTGA
- a CDS encoding ATP-binding protein — protein sequence MVALRLLGRLELAADGEPVALPASRRARALLAWLALHPGPRTRAEAASALWPDVLDATARTSLRGALAELRRSGAGPVVVAGREDLRLREDVEVDVRRVAELTAAGRWEEALGLDAGPLLPGPPLVPGAEEWLEPHRDEHRARLLEALAGAARAAEERGRLDDALARARRRARLDPLSEDAGREVVRLLDAAGDHAAALAEARGLAERLRRELGVGPGETTRRLVARVRAATVPSPRPAAADPAVPLPPPVAAADPSRLVGRDGALDRLVGDALAPGPAPRVLLVAGEAGVGKTSVVLAAAARLGAAGSLVLHGRCDEEGILPFGAWVEALRHLVAHLDDEHAARLARDAGPELARLLPDLRRRDPALAAPDRAEPDTERWRLFEAVAGLLAELAADRPVVLVLDDAHWADRSTLLLLRHLLRTRRGARVSVLATCREDEVGPATPLRALLGDLRRDGLLHETHLRGLGEDDVRRLVERRRGPGADPALVRALHHETEGNPFFVEEVLRGMPRAAPGARIDVPPGVQDVVRRRLARLPAPARDALVLASVVGREADLPLLEALHEGEGDLLDALDAAVAADLVVEVDVGRWSFAHALVRSAVYEGLSRTRRARLHLRVARALERVAPDGSRVAEVAHHHLEAQDPRHLGAALDAALAAHRRAVAQLAYEEAAAVAERAVAVLGALAPDHPRLLPLLLAAGDARSRAGDSAAARDAFDRAVRVAGERDDPAAAAAAALGFAGPSWQSFGRVDDAAVLRLDAALARLPRGERALRARVQARLAVALYFARVPERVRALTRDAEATARDLGDPAVLAAALEARLWADWHPDGVPGRLATAAELLALATSHGDPELAVLARRWRVVALLEDGRFDEAAAEEAEHARAAGALRLPYEQMYAAVFATMRALLAGRLEEAVRGSARVAAFGELRGGADALQFGGVHALTFAQLQGDLGPAADALTRFARGYPALPAWSAGLAAALAHAGREDEARAEVERVWPPEERLPFDAVWLPGTAFLALAVARLGDVGRARHLHALLLPYAGRPVVLGAGGAVWATTSSYLGLLASVSGDQRLAARHLDEEVALLRAAGAAPWLDLAARARLAVG from the coding sequence GTGGTCGCCCTCCGGCTGCTCGGCCGGCTCGAGCTGGCCGCGGACGGGGAGCCCGTCGCGCTGCCGGCGAGCCGCCGCGCGCGGGCGCTTCTCGCGTGGCTGGCGCTGCACCCCGGGCCCCGCACCCGGGCCGAGGCGGCCTCGGCCCTGTGGCCGGACGTCCTCGACGCGACGGCGCGCACCAGCCTGCGCGGCGCCCTCGCCGAGCTGCGGCGCAGCGGCGCGGGCCCCGTGGTGGTCGCCGGGCGCGAGGACCTGCGCCTGCGCGAGGACGTCGAGGTGGACGTCCGGCGGGTCGCGGAGCTCACCGCCGCCGGGCGCTGGGAGGAGGCCCTGGGCCTGGACGCGGGTCCGCTGCTGCCGGGCCCGCCCCTCGTGCCGGGGGCCGAGGAGTGGCTGGAGCCGCACCGCGACGAGCACCGGGCCCGGCTGCTGGAGGCGCTGGCCGGCGCGGCGCGGGCGGCCGAGGAGCGGGGCCGGCTCGACGACGCGCTCGCCCGGGCGCGGCGCCGTGCCCGGCTCGACCCGCTGAGCGAGGACGCCGGGCGCGAGGTCGTGCGCCTGCTCGACGCCGCCGGCGACCACGCGGCCGCGCTCGCGGAGGCCCGCGGCCTGGCCGAGCGGCTGCGGCGCGAGCTCGGCGTCGGGCCCGGCGAGACCACCCGGCGCCTCGTCGCGCGGGTCCGCGCGGCCACCGTCCCGTCGCCCCGGCCCGCGGCCGCCGACCCCGCGGTGCCGCTGCCGCCGCCGGTCGCGGCCGCGGACCCGTCCCGGCTCGTCGGGCGCGACGGCGCGCTGGACCGGCTCGTCGGCGACGCCCTGGCCCCCGGCCCGGCGCCGCGCGTGCTGCTCGTGGCGGGCGAGGCGGGCGTCGGCAAGACGAGCGTGGTCCTCGCCGCGGCGGCGCGGCTGGGCGCGGCCGGCTCGCTCGTCCTGCACGGGCGCTGCGACGAGGAGGGGATCCTCCCGTTCGGCGCCTGGGTCGAAGCGCTGCGCCACCTCGTGGCCCACCTCGACGACGAGCACGCCGCCCGGCTCGCCCGCGACGCCGGGCCGGAGCTCGCGCGGCTGCTGCCGGACCTGCGCCGGCGCGACCCGGCGCTGGCCGCGCCGGACCGTGCGGAGCCCGACACCGAGCGCTGGCGGCTCTTCGAGGCCGTCGCCGGGCTGCTCGCGGAGCTCGCCGCGGACCGCCCCGTGGTCCTGGTCCTCGACGACGCGCACTGGGCCGACCGCTCGACGCTGCTGCTCCTGCGCCACCTGCTGCGCACCCGGCGGGGCGCCCGGGTGAGCGTGCTGGCGACCTGCCGCGAGGACGAGGTCGGTCCCGCGACGCCGCTGCGCGCCCTGCTCGGCGACCTGCGCCGCGACGGGCTGCTGCACGAGACGCACCTGCGCGGGCTCGGGGAGGACGACGTGCGCCGGCTCGTCGAGCGCCGCCGGGGGCCGGGCGCCGACCCCGCCCTCGTCCGGGCGCTGCACCACGAGACGGAGGGCAACCCGTTCTTCGTCGAGGAGGTCCTGCGGGGCATGCCCCGGGCCGCGCCGGGGGCGCGCATCGACGTGCCGCCGGGCGTCCAGGACGTCGTACGGCGCCGGCTCGCCCGGCTCCCGGCCCCGGCCCGCGACGCGCTCGTGCTCGCCTCGGTCGTGGGCCGGGAGGCCGACCTGCCCCTGCTGGAGGCGCTGCACGAGGGCGAGGGCGACCTGCTCGACGCGCTCGACGCCGCCGTCGCCGCCGACCTCGTCGTCGAGGTCGACGTCGGCCGGTGGTCCTTCGCGCACGCGCTCGTGCGCTCCGCGGTGTACGAGGGGCTCTCGCGCACCCGGCGCGCCCGCCTGCACCTGCGCGTCGCCCGGGCCCTCGAGCGGGTCGCGCCCGACGGCAGCCGGGTCGCCGAGGTCGCGCACCACCACCTCGAGGCGCAGGACCCCCGGCACCTCGGCGCGGCGCTCGACGCCGCCCTGGCGGCGCACCGGCGGGCCGTCGCCCAGCTCGCGTACGAGGAGGCCGCCGCCGTCGCCGAGCGCGCGGTGGCCGTGCTGGGCGCCCTCGCGCCGGACCACCCCCGGCTGCTCCCGCTGCTGCTGGCCGCCGGCGACGCCCGCTCGCGCGCCGGGGACTCCGCGGCGGCGCGCGACGCGTTCGATCGGGCCGTGCGGGTCGCCGGCGAGCGCGACGACCCGGCGGCCGCGGCGGCCGCGGCCCTCGGGTTCGCCGGTCCCTCCTGGCAGTCCTTCGGCCGCGTCGACGACGCGGCGGTCCTGCGCCTGGACGCCGCCCTGGCCCGGCTGCCACGGGGCGAGCGCGCCCTGCGCGCCCGCGTGCAGGCGCGCCTCGCCGTGGCGCTGTACTTCGCGCGCGTCCCCGAGCGGGTGCGCGCGCTGACCCGCGACGCCGAGGCCACGGCGCGCGACCTGGGCGACCCCGCGGTGCTCGCCGCGGCGCTGGAGGCGCGGCTCTGGGCGGACTGGCACCCCGACGGCGTCCCCGGCCGGCTCGCCACCGCGGCCGAGCTGCTCGCGCTCGCCACCTCCCACGGCGACCCGGAGCTCGCCGTCCTGGCCCGCCGCTGGCGCGTGGTCGCCCTGCTGGAGGACGGGCGCTTCGACGAGGCGGCGGCCGAGGAGGCCGAGCACGCCCGGGCGGCCGGCGCGCTGCGGCTGCCGTACGAGCAGATGTACGCCGCCGTCTTCGCGACGATGCGCGCCCTGCTCGCCGGCCGGCTGGAGGAGGCGGTGCGCGGCTCCGCGCGCGTCGCGGCCTTCGGCGAGCTGCGCGGCGGCGCCGACGCGCTGCAGTTCGGCGGCGTGCACGCCCTGACCTTCGCCCAGCTGCAGGGCGACCTCGGCCCGGCGGCGGACGCGCTGACCCGCTTCGCGCGCGGCTACCCGGCGCTGCCGGCGTGGAGCGCGGGTCTCGCGGCCGCGCTCGCGCACGCCGGCCGCGAGGACGAGGCGCGCGCGGAGGTGGAGCGGGTGTGGCCGCCGGAGGAGCGCCTGCCGTTCGACGCGGTGTGGCTGCCCGGCACGGCCTTCCTCGCCCTCGCGGTGGCGCGCCTCGGCGACGTCGGGCGCGCCCGGCACCTGCACGCCCTGCTGCTCCCCTACGCCGGGCGGCCCGTGGTGCTCGGCGCGGGCGGCGCGGTCTGGGCGACCACCTCGTCGTACCTCGGGCTGCTGGCCTCGGTGTCCGGCGACCAGCGGCTCGCGGCCCGGCACCTGGACGAGGAGGTGGCCCTGCTGCGCGCCGCCGGCGCCGCGCCGTGGCTGGACCTCGCCGCCCGCGCGCGGCTGGCCGTGGGCTGA
- a CDS encoding LysE family translocator, translating into MPSTSTLLVFAAATLALLVVPGPSVVYVVARSLEHGRAAGLWSVLGLETGALLHVLGATAGLGALLASHPLALGAVRYAGAAYLVLMGVRQFLRRHAAPGAAGATPASRLRLFRDGVLVDLLNPKTALFFLAFLPQFVDPARGPVPLQVAVLGLCFVALALTTDALYALAAGALSTHLSCSAARRRRVGTTTAGVYVGLGGVAAFV; encoded by the coding sequence ATGCCCTCCACCTCCACGCTCCTCGTCTTCGCCGCCGCCACCCTCGCGCTGCTGGTCGTGCCTGGCCCCTCCGTCGTCTACGTCGTCGCGCGCAGCCTGGAGCACGGGCGCGCGGCCGGCCTCTGGTCCGTGCTCGGCCTCGAGACGGGCGCGCTGCTGCACGTGCTCGGCGCCACGGCCGGGCTCGGCGCGCTGCTGGCCTCGCACCCGCTGGCGCTCGGCGCGGTGCGGTACGCCGGGGCGGCGTACCTGGTCCTGATGGGGGTGCGGCAGTTCCTGCGCCGGCACGCGGCGCCGGGGGCGGCGGGGGCCACGCCGGCCTCACGGCTGCGGCTCTTCCGCGACGGGGTCCTCGTCGACCTGCTGAACCCCAAGACGGCCCTGTTCTTCCTCGCGTTCCTGCCGCAGTTCGTCGACCCCGCCCGCGGGCCGGTCCCGCTGCAGGTCGCGGTGCTCGGGCTCTGCTTCGTCGCGCTCGCGCTGACGACGGACGCGCTGTACGCCCTCGCCGCCGGCGCCCTGTCGACCCACCTGTCCTGCAGCGCCGCCCGGCGCCGCCGGGTCGGCACGACGACGGCCGGGGTGTACGTCGGGCTGGGCGGCGTCGCGGCGTTCGTGTGA
- a CDS encoding sulfatase-like hydrolase/transferase encodes MTPPVTRRSLLGAAGAGAAAALAPGATAAATAERPFAARGERPRRRPNLLVVLADDMGWADLSCYGAPTIRTPNLDRLARRGVRFTQGYSVAPVCSPTRIGLYTGRYPGRLPAGLREPISAPSAVDGIPLDHPTLASLLRDAGYDTAMIGKWHCGFLPWFSPTRLGWDSFFGNFSGGIDYFSKLSGSGAYDLYEDEVEHEDLRYYTHVLTERAEEFLEAPHARPWLLNLNYTTPHWPWEGPRDRGVSDELSARVRAGDRSALVHRDGGSVEKYTEMVEDLDRSLGRVLAALRRTGQERDTLVLFASDNGGERFSNTWPLSGEKLTVLEGGIRVPTILTWPAGLDGQQVSDVPVGTLDWHATLLELGGARPDVDHPLDGVSLVDHLLLGRRPPRRDLFWRLRDQGALRRGRLKYVRDSAGAEHLYDVEADQREQADLAARRPEDLAALRAAWRAVDATLLPYPA; translated from the coding sequence ATGACCCCACCCGTCACCCGCCGCTCGCTGCTCGGCGCGGCCGGCGCGGGCGCCGCCGCGGCGCTCGCCCCCGGCGCGACCGCCGCGGCGACGGCCGAGCGGCCGTTCGCCGCCCGTGGCGAGCGGCCCCGCCGCCGCCCCAACCTCCTCGTGGTCCTCGCCGACGACATGGGCTGGGCCGACCTGTCCTGCTACGGCGCCCCGACGATCCGCACCCCCAACCTCGATCGGCTCGCCCGCCGCGGCGTGCGCTTCACCCAGGGGTACTCGGTGGCGCCGGTGTGCTCCCCGACGCGCATCGGGCTCTACACCGGCCGCTACCCGGGCCGTCTGCCCGCGGGGCTGCGCGAGCCCATCAGCGCACCGAGCGCGGTGGACGGCATCCCGCTCGACCACCCCACGCTGGCCTCCCTGCTCCGCGACGCCGGCTACGACACGGCGATGATCGGCAAGTGGCACTGCGGCTTCCTGCCGTGGTTCAGCCCGACCCGCCTCGGCTGGGACTCGTTCTTCGGCAACTTCAGCGGCGGCATCGACTACTTCTCCAAGCTGAGCGGGTCCGGCGCCTACGACCTCTACGAGGACGAGGTCGAGCACGAGGACCTGCGCTACTACACGCACGTCCTCACCGAGCGCGCCGAGGAGTTCCTCGAGGCCCCGCACGCGCGGCCCTGGCTGCTCAACCTCAACTACACGACGCCGCACTGGCCCTGGGAGGGCCCGCGCGACCGCGGGGTGAGCGACGAGCTCAGCGCGCGGGTGCGCGCCGGCGACCGCTCGGCCCTGGTCCACCGCGACGGCGGCTCGGTCGAGAAGTACACCGAGATGGTCGAGGACCTCGACCGCTCCCTCGGCCGGGTCCTCGCGGCGCTGCGCCGCACCGGCCAGGAGCGCGACACCCTCGTGCTCTTCGCCAGCGACAACGGCGGCGAGCGCTTCAGCAACACCTGGCCGCTCTCCGGCGAGAAGCTCACGGTCCTCGAGGGCGGCATCCGGGTCCCGACCATCCTCACCTGGCCCGCGGGGCTCGACGGGCAGCAGGTGAGCGACGTCCCGGTCGGCACGCTCGACTGGCACGCGACGCTGCTCGAGCTCGGCGGCGCGCGCCCCGACGTCGACCACCCGCTCGACGGCGTGAGCCTCGTGGACCACCTCCTGCTCGGGCGGCGCCCACCGCGCCGCGACCTGTTCTGGCGCCTGCGCGACCAGGGTGCGCTGCGCCGCGGCCGGCTCAAGTACGTCCGCGACAGCGCGGGGGCCGAGCACCTCTACGACGTCGAGGCCGACCAGCGCGAGCAGGCCGACCTCGCCGCGCGGCGCCCGGAGGACCTCGCCGCGCTGCGCGCCGCCTGGCGGGCGGTCGACGCGACCCTGCTGCCGTACCCGGCCTGA
- a CDS encoding DUF2252 domain-containing protein, whose amino-acid sequence MSVLRLAVGGRTGRTLPPPGRARRAGYPRGVPPIRTEGPFRDVVIAGTDDGGFSSLRQAAIPREERRALGKRLRETVPRSSLGDWEPPADRVDPVEQVRAAHEGRLPELVPIRVGRMVASPYAFLRGAAATHAADFAALPRTGITPVVCGDAHLGNFGFYASPERNLVFDLNDFDEAHPGAWEWDLRRLTTSAWVAGRQNGAKEGHCEDAVLTCLRAYREQVHRLAELPLVQRSYERLDVEALRGTSGSALQDEVDRAAKRARRRTSDRALPRFTEEHAERGRRIVEEPPLITHPPQEVAEGLAEALDVYLGTLPPHWARMLAGYRLVDVAHKVVGVGSVGLRAYVALCEGSSPDDVVFLQLKQARRSVLAPWVHGQVPRHEHQGQRVVEYQQALQTVSDPLLGWATAGGHQFYVRQFRDMKGAIEVDGIDHEALVDYAGVCGALLAKGHARTSGASTIAGYLGSSDKADEALARFARAYADQTEADHAALVRAVERGALPADRDR is encoded by the coding sequence ATGAGCGTCCTCCGTCTCGCCGTCGGCGGTCGTACGGGGAGGACCCTCCCACCGCCCGGACGCGCCCGTCGAGCGGGCTACCCTCGCGGCGTGCCCCCCATCCGCACCGAGGGACCGTTCCGGGACGTCGTCATCGCCGGTACGGACGACGGCGGGTTCTCGAGCCTGCGGCAGGCGGCGATACCCCGCGAGGAGCGGCGCGCTCTGGGAAAGCGGTTGCGCGAGACCGTACCCCGGTCGTCGCTGGGCGACTGGGAGCCACCGGCCGACCGGGTCGACCCCGTCGAGCAGGTGCGCGCGGCGCACGAGGGCCGGCTGCCCGAGCTCGTGCCGATCCGGGTCGGGCGGATGGTCGCCTCGCCGTACGCGTTCCTGCGCGGGGCGGCCGCCACCCACGCGGCGGACTTCGCGGCGCTGCCGCGCACCGGCATCACGCCCGTCGTGTGCGGCGACGCGCACCTGGGGAACTTCGGCTTCTACGCCTCGCCGGAGCGCAACCTCGTCTTCGACCTCAACGACTTCGACGAGGCGCACCCGGGCGCCTGGGAGTGGGACCTGCGCCGCCTCACCACGAGCGCCTGGGTGGCGGGCCGGCAGAACGGCGCGAAGGAGGGGCACTGCGAGGATGCGGTGCTGACGTGCCTGCGCGCCTACCGCGAGCAGGTGCACCGCCTCGCCGAGCTCCCGCTGGTGCAGCGCTCCTACGAGCGGCTCGACGTGGAGGCGCTGCGCGGCACGAGCGGCTCGGCCCTGCAGGACGAGGTGGACCGGGCGGCGAAGCGGGCGCGCAGGCGCACGAGCGACCGCGCCCTGCCGCGCTTCACCGAGGAGCACGCCGAGCGGGGCCGGCGCATCGTCGAGGAGCCGCCGCTCATCACGCACCCGCCGCAGGAGGTGGCGGAGGGCCTCGCCGAGGCGCTCGACGTGTACCTGGGGACCCTGCCGCCGCACTGGGCCCGCATGCTCGCCGGCTACCGGCTGGTCGACGTCGCGCACAAGGTCGTCGGGGTGGGCTCGGTCGGGCTGCGGGCCTACGTCGCGCTGTGCGAGGGCAGCAGCCCCGACGACGTGGTCTTCCTGCAGCTCAAGCAGGCCCGGCGCTCGGTGCTCGCGCCCTGGGTGCACGGGCAGGTCCCCCGGCACGAGCACCAGGGCCAGCGGGTCGTGGAGTACCAGCAGGCCCTGCAGACGGTCAGCGACCCGCTGCTGGGCTGGGCGACGGCGGGCGGGCACCAGTTCTACGTGCGCCAGTTCCGCGACATGAAGGGCGCGATCGAGGTCGACGGCATCGACCACGAGGCGCTCGTGGACTACGCCGGGGTCTGCGGCGCGCTGCTGGCCAAGGGCCACGCCCGCACCAGCGGCGCGTCGACCATCGCCGGCTACCTCGGCTCCTCCGACAAGGCGGACGAGGCGCTGGCGCGGTTCGCGCGGGCGTACGCCGACCAGACCGAGGCCGACCACGCCGCCCTCGTCCGGGCCGTCGAGCGCGGCGCGCTGCCCGCCGACCGGGACCGCTGA
- a CDS encoding amino acid permease, whose product MAPLLQQVLRRKPVEAYAAEGEAGGLRRTIGLAQLSMFGIGATVGTGIFFVLSEAVPVAGPAVIVSFVIAGVVAGLTAICYAELASAVPVSGSSYSYAYATLGELVAMGVAACLLLEYGVSAAAVAVGWSQYLNELLDNVVGVAIPEALSASPEAGGVVNLPAVVLVALCSLLLVRGTSESARANAAMVVVKVAVLLLFVVVALAGWESDNLSDFAPFGLDGVTTAAGIIFFSYIGLDAVSTAGEEVEDPRRTMPLAILIALVTVTSLYVAVSVVAVAAQPQERFDGQEAGLAAILEDVTGSTWPGTVLAAGAVVSIFSITLVVLYGQTRILFAMGRDGMVPPLFARVDRRTQTPVAGTVVVGVAVGLLAGLLPIDFLAEMTSVGTLVAFLVVSVGVMVLRRTAPDLERGFRVPLYPVLPLASVAGCLWIISSLRGITLVVFAVWVAAVLAFYFAYGIRHSRLAGTEVGR is encoded by the coding sequence ATGGCACCCCTGCTCCAGCAGGTCCTGCGACGCAAGCCCGTGGAGGCGTACGCCGCGGAGGGCGAGGCCGGCGGGCTCCGCAGGACCATCGGCCTGGCGCAGCTGTCGATGTTCGGCATCGGCGCGACCGTCGGCACCGGCATCTTCTTCGTCCTGTCCGAGGCCGTGCCGGTCGCGGGCCCCGCGGTCATCGTGTCGTTCGTCATCGCCGGCGTCGTCGCCGGGCTCACCGCCATCTGCTACGCCGAGCTGGCGAGCGCCGTGCCGGTGTCCGGCTCGTCCTACTCGTACGCGTACGCCACCCTCGGCGAGCTCGTCGCCATGGGCGTCGCGGCGTGCCTGCTCCTCGAGTACGGCGTGTCCGCCGCGGCGGTGGCCGTCGGCTGGTCGCAGTACCTCAACGAGCTGCTGGACAACGTGGTGGGCGTCGCCATCCCGGAGGCGCTGTCCGCCTCTCCCGAGGCGGGCGGCGTGGTGAACCTGCCGGCGGTCGTCCTCGTGGCGCTGTGCTCGCTGCTGCTGGTCCGGGGGACGAGCGAGTCGGCCCGCGCCAACGCCGCCATGGTCGTCGTCAAGGTCGCGGTGCTGCTCCTCTTCGTCGTCGTGGCGCTGGCCGGCTGGGAGAGCGACAACCTGTCCGACTTCGCCCCCTTCGGGCTGGACGGCGTGACGACCGCCGCGGGGATCATCTTCTTCAGCTACATCGGGCTCGACGCGGTCTCGACGGCCGGCGAGGAGGTCGAGGACCCCCGGCGCACGATGCCGCTGGCCATCCTCATCGCCCTCGTCACGGTCACGTCCCTCTACGTCGCCGTCTCGGTGGTGGCCGTGGCCGCGCAGCCGCAGGAGCGCTTCGACGGGCAGGAGGCCGGTCTCGCCGCCATCCTCGAGGACGTCACCGGTTCGACCTGGCCCGGCACCGTGCTGGCCGCGGGCGCCGTCGTGTCGATCTTCAGCATCACGCTGGTCGTGCTCTACGGGCAGACCCGCATCCTCTTCGCGATGGGCCGGGACGGCATGGTGCCCCCGCTCTTCGCGCGCGTCGACCGGCGCACGCAGACGCCGGTGGCGGGCACGGTCGTCGTGGGCGTCGCCGTCGGCCTGCTCGCCGGCCTGCTGCCCATCGACTTCCTCGCCGAGATGACGAGCGTCGGGACGCTCGTCGCCTTCCTCGTGGTGTCCGTCGGCGTGATGGTGCTGCGCCGCACGGCGCCGGACCTGGAGCGCGGCTTCCGGGTCCCGCTCTACCCCGTCCTGCCGCTGGCGTCGGTGGCCGGCTGCCTGTGGATCATCTCGAGCCTGCGGGGCATCACCCTCGTCGTGTTCGCGGTCTGGGTCGCGGCGGTCCTCGCCTTCTACTTCGCGTACGGCATCCGCCACTCCCGCCTCGCCGGGACGGAGGTGGGGCGGTGA
- a CDS encoding universal stress protein — protein sequence MTLLVGVTHDERCAAVVHLAAQLARSAGEDLLLVAVVPTSWPPGPGRVDAEFRRHLAASADAALGRARTLLPDDVPARLVVHHARSAAAGLLEVAEGESTALVVLGSSAAGPLGRVALGSVADRLLHSSPVPVALATRGYRGEERVRRVTAAYGATAGGDDLVVAAAGVAARVGAPLRVASFAVHGPTIVTAGAGFRAEDDVVGTWVGEVRRAQQDVLARVAGLPVVPPSVDTVVGQGADWGAALGDVPWDGGDVLVVGSSAVGPVARVFLGSRASKVVRHSPVPVVVVPRRSAVSLAERAGHPAGAS from the coding sequence GTGACCCTCCTCGTCGGCGTCACCCACGACGAGCGGTGCGCCGCCGTCGTCCACCTCGCCGCGCAGCTGGCCCGCTCCGCCGGCGAGGACCTGCTCCTCGTCGCCGTCGTGCCCACCTCGTGGCCCCCCGGGCCCGGGCGGGTCGACGCGGAGTTCCGCCGCCACCTCGCGGCGTCGGCCGACGCGGCGCTGGGGCGGGCGCGCACGCTGCTGCCGGACGACGTACCGGCCCGGCTCGTCGTCCATCACGCGCGCTCCGCCGCCGCCGGGCTCCTCGAGGTCGCCGAGGGCGAGAGCACGGCGCTCGTCGTCCTCGGGTCGTCCGCGGCCGGCCCGCTCGGGCGGGTCGCGCTGGGCAGCGTCGCCGACCGGCTGCTGCACAGCTCGCCGGTGCCCGTCGCGCTCGCGACCCGCGGCTACCGGGGCGAGGAGCGGGTCCGGCGGGTCACCGCGGCGTACGGTGCCACGGCCGGCGGCGACGACCTCGTCGTCGCCGCGGCGGGGGTGGCGGCCCGGGTCGGCGCGCCCCTGCGGGTCGCGTCGTTCGCGGTGCACGGGCCGACCATCGTCACGGCCGGGGCCGGCTTCCGCGCCGAGGACGACGTCGTCGGGACGTGGGTGGGTGAGGTGCGCCGGGCGCAGCAGGACGTGCTCGCGCGGGTCGCCGGGCTCCCCGTGGTGCCGCCCTCGGTCGACACCGTGGTCGGCCAGGGCGCGGACTGGGGCGCCGCGCTGGGCGACGTGCCGTGGGACGGCGGGGACGTGCTGGTCGTGGGCTCGAGCGCGGTCGGGCCGGTCGCCCGGGTGTTCCTGGGGTCGCGGGCGTCCAAGGTCGTGCGCCACTCCCCCGTGCCGGTCGTCGTCGTGCCCCGCCGCTCCGCGGTGTCGCTGGCGGAGCGCGCGGGCCACCCGGCCGGGGCCTCCTAG
- a CDS encoding TVP38/TMEM64 family protein, with translation MGDGVQDLRRRRGAGPLGLPRYALLALGLLVAFGLVFLAVEALGLDVLTDPRPWLREHRGQAAVVGVGLLVADVLVPVPSSVVMTAHGAVFGPALGTLLSLAGGLGAAVVAFWLGRRGGPLLDRLVPASERRRADALLERWGTLAIVVTRPVPLLAETVLVLAGASPLGWRRALLAALLGTVPAALLYALAGAAVGFLPGPAAVFALVLLLAALLWWVGWLTDRRR, from the coding sequence GTGGGCGACGGGGTGCAGGACCTGCGACGGCGGCGCGGGGCGGGTCCCCTCGGGCTCCCCCGGTACGCCCTGCTCGCCCTCGGCCTCCTCGTCGCGTTCGGGCTCGTCTTCCTCGCCGTCGAGGCGCTCGGGCTGGACGTGCTGACCGACCCGCGGCCGTGGCTGCGCGAGCACCGCGGGCAGGCGGCCGTCGTCGGGGTCGGGCTGCTCGTGGCGGACGTCCTCGTGCCCGTGCCCTCGAGCGTGGTCATGACCGCGCACGGCGCCGTCTTCGGGCCGGCGCTCGGCACGCTGCTGTCCCTCGCCGGCGGCCTCGGCGCGGCCGTCGTGGCCTTCTGGCTCGGCCGGCGCGGCGGGCCCCTGCTCGACCGGCTCGTCCCGGCGTCCGAGCGCCGCCGCGCCGACGCCCTCCTCGAGCGCTGGGGCACCCTCGCGATCGTCGTGACGCGCCCGGTCCCGCTGCTCGCCGAGACCGTCCTCGTGCTCGCCGGGGCGAGCCCCCTCGGCTGGCGCCGCGCCCTGCTCGCCGCGCTCCTGGGCACGGTGCCGGCCGCGCTGCTGTACGCCCTCGCCGGGGCCGCCGTCGGCTTCCTCCCCGGCCCCGCCGCCGTCTTCGCCCTCGTCCTGCTCCTGGCCGCCCTGCTCTGGTGGGTCGGCTGGCTCACCGACCGCCGCCGCTGA